The following are encoded in a window of Osmia bicornis bicornis chromosome 15, iOsmBic2.1, whole genome shotgun sequence genomic DNA:
- the LOC114872890 gene encoding uncharacterized protein LOC114872890, which produces MGMEKPTTKKISGDGLSLKLHSNKQILEITGDGCNIRVNKNSGSVKIIGDGCRLRIDENTGEVEYTGDGGRVLLGAKSIKDKVKYTGDGGRITFDGESRTKSRKFEQPFDKFDKIEGGKKGCPKGAEEMENVLNAEKEAKGKEKKRTRIVTTFQFDEKLIEKWFASPNEVVKSFDGASFVKVVPKQRKTTIEVK; this is translated from the coding sequence ATGGGCATGGAAAAGCCAACCACCAAGAAGATCTCAGGGGACGGTCTCTCCCTGAAACTCCATTCGAATAAACAAATTCTGGAGATCACTGGTGATGGATGCAACATCAGGGTGAATAAAAATTCTGGAAGCGTGAAGATCATCGGCGATGGTTGTCGATTGAGGATAGACGAGAACACGGGAGAGGTGGAGTATACCGGTGATGGCGGGCGGGTGCTGTTGGGTGCGAAATCCATCAAGGACAAGGTGAAGTACACCGGCGATGGGGGAAGAATTACCTTCGACGGTGAATCGAGGACCAAGAGCCGGAAGTTTGAGCAACCCTTTgataaatttgataaaatcgaAGGGGGGAAGAAAGGGTGTCCGAAGGGTGCCGAAGAGATGGAGAACGTTTTGAACGCCGAAAAGGAAGCAAAggggaaagagaagaagagaacgAGGATCGTCACCACGTTTCAATTTGACGAGAAACTTATAGAGAAGTGGTTTGCGAGTCCTAACGAGGTGGTCAAGTCGTTCGATGGTGCCTCTTTCGTGAAGGTCGTGCCGAAACAGAGGAAGACCACGATCGAGGTTAAATGA